Below is a genomic region from Argopecten irradians isolate NY chromosome 14, Ai_NY, whole genome shotgun sequence.
aagatataaataatatccATGGCCTCTGTACTTTTGACTTGTCTGAAAGATTAATTGTTGTCTGAACAATGTTCATGTGCAAAGATTTTAAGAGAACAAggtaaaaatcaatataatgataaattcaacatttattaacaacaataataccTGACTGCCATGCCTTggcattgaaaaaaaaattaattatcaaattaaaatatatctatactATAAATCAACagtgtttttatttcttctCCAGGTGGAACTCTACTAAAACACTATAGGAGAATCATAAATATTGTTGATCTACAATATTTGGTCGAACCTATAAAATTTTGCCACATCCAATAGAACAAAAGGTTAACATATGCgtatatgaaaatatgaatttacattttaaaaaagaattttCAAGTATGCAAATGTAATAATTGGATCGTTTTAGAGTCacacaaaatcaaatgtaaatatattagatattaaaaatcacagtatagatataatcttGACTAGTCATGCAAAACTATAGAAGCATTCAATATCATCTGACATATTAATTTCAATTGCATTAATCAGGTTGggcacatgtaaatgtattgctattatagcgatataaagctataatagctatttatagctatacaaaactgacggtaaacaacatttttgaaGATAAAGATGCTTCCGCCCAAAACCGACTCCTGAAACTTGCAATGATTTTTTATAACAATCATTCAAACATATAGAAAGCAGTTTTGATGAGGTATAATTAAGCTAATTAAGGTAATTATTGCTCTACTGTTTCGAACGAAAAGTGGTTGCATAGTGTTCAAATTATCCTTATACACATTCCCTGCAAGTTTCAGGAGTCGGTTTTGAGCGCAAGAATTTTTATCTCCAGAAATGTTGTTTTTCGCCAGTTTCGTATAGCTATAAATAACTATTTTAGCTATATATCGCTATGAtagcaatacatttacatgtgtcCAACCTGTTAATTCTTATATTAGTTTCTGTGACCTTGCTTTCATCTttgataacaaatattcaatacaaaaaaaaacattctaaaGTTGGAAGGAGATTTATGccatgttttgttgttgttggcaTGATATGaagtaaaagtaaaacaaaaactaataaAAGGTTGATGCCAATTAATActacataaaaagaaaataaattcgTAAACTAAAGCATTGGATTATCTATGAAGCATGTAATTGTATGTATACCACATCGATCACATTTTCGTTATTTGCATTTATAGAATCGAACAAATCTTTAAACGTCTTACGGTACAGGGAACAACAACATCTCTGTCAAAAGTTCTCACAGTTGCGACATAAACACCCGCCAtttttgcattttgtttttcttaatcTGGTTTCCTTTGGCGCTTAAACTTTCGTTTTCTTACCGATTTAAGCGCTCAAGTGATAAGGTATTCAGCTTGTCTAAAGCACAGACAAGAAACGGGAAGTGAAAATTCGACATTCGTTCTTCGGATTTCCGAGCATCTGAAATAGGGgcggtaatttttttttattaattttattttctaactTTTCCATTTTAGGGGCGGGAAATCCCGAAGAACTAGGGAACAAATTGGTGTGGCCTAATATTATCGATTTTCGCGCCAGACTCTTTATGATAAAATAGGCTGAGCTAAttacatattgttttatgtAGTTAGTATAAACATCATTACGATTACGATAAAAAAGGCTAAGCTAATTACATATTATCTATATAGTTAGTATAtccataattaaaataaaaataaaaataggcTGCGCTAATTACATAtcattttgtgtatttattatAACAATCTTTACAGTTGCGATAAAAATAGTCTGCGCTAATTACATATCATTTTATGTAGATAGTATACCCATCATTACGATTACGATAAAATAGGCTGGActaattacatattattttatgtaGATAGTATACCCATCATTACGATAACGATAAAATAGGCTGGGctaattacatattattttatgttgttaGTATACCCATCATTACGATTACGATAAAATAGACTGAGCTAAttacatatgattttatatagTAAGTATAAAAATCAACGAATTTACGATAAAATAGGCTGCGctaattacatattattttatgtaGTTAGTATAAAAATCATTACAATTACGATAAAATAGGCTGCGctaattacatattattttatggAGTTAGTATAAACATCattaaaattaagataaaaatagGCTATGCCAgttacatattattttatgtaacTAGTATAACAATCATTACAATTACGATAAAATAGGCTGCGCtacttatatattattttatacagTAAGTATACAAATCAGTAAGTTTACGATAAAATAAGTTGCActaattacatattattttatgtaGTTAGTATAAACATCattaaaattaagataaaaatagTCTATGCCAgttacatattattttatgtaGCTAGTATAACAATCATTACAATTACGATAAAATAGGCTGCGctaattacatattattttatgtaGTTAGTATAAACATCATTACAATTAAGATAAAATAGGCTGCGCTACttacatattattttatggAGTTAGTATAAACATCattaaaattaagataaaaatagGCTATGCCAgttacatattattttatgtaacTAGTATAACAATCATTACAATCTAGATAAAATAGGCTGCGCTACTTACATATTATCTTATGTAGTTACATTTGtagtataacaattattatgaTTACGCATAGTTATCACTGCGGTCACCTGTTTGATATCGATCTAGAAATTATTCATAGGCTATCAACCAAAACAGAAATTGTTTCTGTATTGTAAGTTCAATAAAGCATTGATAGCACTatgatttaatttcatcgggttatgaaatacattttgtttgcaaattgtgTGAATCCACGTAGCGGAttatcacaaaagtttgcaagcaaaatttatttcatatctcgatagatttaaaaatataaacatacattcttataattaatttttcagactgcttgataaaataaaacacgtttatacgtacgattccattgagttcccaagggattatttttttccaaatcaatacgcaacgtcattgtttttattgtgaCGGCACGACATTATTTTATGTCGTAAATATAGCAGTCATTAAGATTATGCATAGTTATCGTAGTAATCTAGAGTTAACAATTGATTGTGCCAAATTAAGTACGTTACATTACTCTTTATCTCTACTTATAAATCATCAACTACCGTCTGGGAAAATGTTCCAGTGCTTGTGTATAAATAGTAGAgtttgtaatgtatataaatataatgatgtaCATTAAGTCAGTAATTTTGGTGATATgcagtacatgtattaattgAGTATATTAtgaataaagatttttttcataagTTGTCAACCCAAATAGAAACTGTTTTATGTCTTGTAAATTAAGTTACATATCAATTGAAAATGCATGCATATGAGGGTTATTCGCAGGGTACTGATCAGAGGTCGGTTGCTTTTCTCCGAGTAATTCCGCTTTTCTCTAATCGCTATACTGTTTATATGGATTTCTGTGTTTGAACTAGAAACACGAAAAGAATAGATTATGTCAGGTATCGTTTGTTTGTTCATGCGTTATTCTTTATCAACCTTTAATAAAGGTATTGCCAGACACATCCGCAGTCGTCGAGCCGCTCATGACTTATGCAGAATGGCCAAATTGGAGATCGGTGATGAATTTCCATGTTATCGCTTATTGTTCTATGGAAACAACTGTGGACCCTTTAGGGGAAACAAGCCCCCAGTAGACCCCATAGACCAGTAAGTTTAACGAATGGTTTTCAATGTAATTGTGGTTGTTTCTATCGTTTTCGTCACCTCTACATTTCTTACTACTGTctttacatttcaaaacataACATTGTTTCATGAAGTCTGAAGTAATGTTCATGTAAACTGTTCTATGACATTTTTCAGATAATAGTAATTTATAGAACCTCCAACACTATATAGCCAAGAACAAAATCATTTCATTACATTGGTACTGAactataagatattttgtacaTGAATTGTAACACATAAGCTTTCATAAGTtcgcgatttttttttttttttttttttttttttttggggggggggggtcattttGGCTTTTACAACAAAATATCTATTGTGAAATATTAGTGTTAGTAATTGCAGATAGAAAACTTTTTGCTTCACTTtggattttaaaacaattaattaatgtACTATTGCATGTTATTAGTTTTTCCGCCATTGTTGTGATTAATATTTCCAGATGCTGTGACAATCATGACCGATGTTGGCATTACTACAAAACGATGTGCAATGTCCCAAGACTTCAACTCTACTTCATCAACTACCAATGGGATGTAACGCCTGAAGACGGGCGGCCATACTGTCGTAAGTACACTTACTGTAAATATAACGCCTGAAGACGGGCGGCCATATTGTCGTTAGTACACTTACTGTAAATATAACGCCTGAAGACGGGCGGCCATCATGTCGTAAGTACGCTAACTGAACATATAAGGCCTGAAGGCGTGCGGTCATACTGTCGTTAGTACGCTAACTGTAAATATAACGCCTGAAGGCGTGCGGTCATACTGTCGTAAGTACACTAACTGTACATATAACGCCTGAAGAGGGGCGGTCATACTGTCGTTAGTACACTTACTGTACAAATAACGCCTGAAGAGGGACGGTCATACTGTCGTTAGTACACTTACTGTACATATAACGCCTGGAGGCGTGCGGTCATACTGTCGTAAGTACGCTAATTGTACATCTAACGCCTGAAGACGGTCAGCCATACTGCCGTAAGTACACTTAATGTACACCACTTTGTTTTCGCGAGATTCAAATTTTCGCGTACTTTCGCAAGAGAGATCGGACACAAATTGTACATGAATAATTGTATAATCACATTTACTAGTGCATGAATACACAATTGTCAGTACATTGAACATAACGATGACATTGTACATCGAGAAAATTAGGAGGTTCACAACATCGTATACGTACATTACTATCTGCATAATTAAATATAGTacttatgtattttatttgtcaAAAAAGTTCTTTCTTGCTTATTAAATCTGAAATCAACCTTACCGTAATTTAATAAGGGAAAAGGCGAAATTAAACTAAAACTAATCTGAAATAGGCAGTGAGGGGTACGGACTAAAGCCCCCCGGACAAAAGTCCCTAAGGACATAAGCCCCTAGGACAAAAACCCTTTGGACGAAAGCCCCTCCATACTAATAGAAAAGAGGACAAAAGTTCcctcatatttttttcaaaaaaagattgaattaaaaaagtagtaatagaaattattttcatttctaaataattttaatttcaaacataGTTCAAAATAAGACACATTATAGAAATTTACTGGATTATTGGGATTTTGatcaaaattttgataaattgatttaatgatttatagaaaaaaatgtaaaaaatattttgatgttacACTTATCATGACACTTACACACATCAAGCTGTTAGCCTGTTGTGTtattataaagaaaacattaatgGCTTCTTGTATGTATATTaagaattcaattttgcttgttacgagcattttcattggcttagaaatttactttatcagcccataaagaaCAAAATGGCTTCGCCGTTTGTGatgttgcttctgattggctgagatgacggcgtaatgattttatagacaaaagagtccaaaaataaattttgaatattgaagagattatcattagaaaattgaattataaggatcaatttgaatatattttgatgttatggagatataacacaaaaatctgagtgtgctctcatcataaaccgcttcgcggtttatttagagtacactcagatttttgtgttatatctccataacataaaaaatctattcaggttaatccttaattcaaatgtctatgtatacatatgtgtacatgttttgttatctttctttaatatcaataactaaaataaaaatgaattgaaatgatcacatcataattatgtatttttgtgatGTTTGACACTCTATAATAACACCAAAATGTACCATATAGAAGataaatattctttttaattaaaaaactaagaaaaaaaacaacattattttattttaaagaacGGGCTTTTGTCTAGAGGGGCTTTTAtcctaaggggcttttgtccgcaGGGTcttttgtcctaggggcttATGTCCCACGCGACTTTTGTCAGGGGGGGATATTTTACCTATAGCCTACGGAAATCAATTATCTTATCGTACATTATACTATACTCGACTCACAAGTGAAAGCTTTGTATTTCTTTGTTAGAATAGTTAAGGCATGACGAACGTTGACATATTAACTCCACCGTCATCTTACCTCCTGGTGTGTAGAAACAGATCGAAAGGCTAAACTGTCAATTTGAACTAGAACGCTTAAAACGGAGACTAGACATACGTGTATTTATGAGACTGTGTATTCACTGGTTCGTTGATGACGAGTTATACAATCATTTTCTAGTTTTCTTTTCTACTGAAATGTTTACATATTATGTTAATGGTTAAACAGTCCCCAACCTCAAGCATgtgttgattttaaaataacataaatgatttctaaaaatagaaattaaaaaaaaaacaccaccaTATCTATGAAATTGATAGACTACTGACACTGAAACAGCTTTGttatttgaaaatgataaatgaagCTATAATTTAGACAGatataaaatcttaatttttttttaaaaaaagaaagaatttcAGTCATCTCATAAAACCCTTTTATGTGTTATGTTTTCTCATATATTTCCAAAACTGATGAacacttttgatttttttttcataaaacaaccgacaaaaaagttcaaaacGACACATCCCtgtaacattattatttttgttcgTGTTTGACATTTATAACTTTTACTTTAATCTAAAAACTCAAATAATTGTGTAAAAAGTGAACAATCATCCGAAAAATGATGTACAATATCAAACTATATTAAATATCAATCAATCCCAAGCTAAATTCAAAAGCTcaaataagaataataattgTAGAACTCATGTTTAAAAGTTATGTTCTAAATTTGTGTGTGTCCGGATGTCAATGTGTTTGTCTGTCAGTGCGTCCACCTTCCAGTGTATCAGTGTTTCCGTGCTCAGTGTGTCTATCTATCAGAGTGTCTGTCTGTTGGTGTGTcagtgtctgtctgtctgtccgtctgtttgtcagtgtgtctgtgtgtctgtGTGTCTATTTGTCTGTGTGTCAGTGTGTCTATCTGTCTGTGTGTCTATCTGTCAATGTTTCCGTGCGTCAAAGTGTGTATCTGTCTGTGTGTATGGATGACATTATGTCTGTATATCAGTGTGTCTATCTGTCAGTGTGTCTGTGTGTCTATCATTCTGTGTCTATGGATGTCAGTTTGTCTATCTGTCAGTATGTCTATCTGTCTGTGTGTTTATCTCTCATTGTGTCTATCATTCTGTGTCTATGGATGTCAGTGTGTCTATGTGTCTATGTGTCTATCTGTCAGTGTGTCTATGTGTCTGTGTGTCTATCTGTCAGTGTGTCTATCTGTCAGTGCGTCTTTGTGTCAGTGTGTCTATCTGTCAGTGTATTTATCTGTCAGGGTGTCTATCTGTCATTATGTCTATCTGTCATTGTGTCCATCTGTCATTGTGTCTATCTGTCAATGTGTCCGTGTGTCTGTGTGTATAGATGTCAGTGTGTCAGTGTGTCTTTGTGCCAGTGTGTCTATCTGTCAGTGCGTCTTTGTGTCAGTGTGTCTATCTGTCAGTGTATTTATCTGTCAGGGTGTCCATGTGCCTGTGTGTCAGTGTGTCTATCCGTCTGTGTGTCAGTGTGTATGGATGTCAGTGTGTCTGTTTGTCAGTGTGTTTATCTGTCAATGTATCGCGAATATCGAAAATATTCACGCGAGCAATATCGGTTAAACACACTGTCATTTAAAGGTTCTGGTACATAATGTACACATTGatgtttatagaaataaatgaactacaaaaatatgcaaatgatgttgtaataattattcaGCATTAACAACATAGCTACATTATCCAACTCTTTAATGAGTTTTTCAAGAGATATTGTGTAGCCCGTTAAATTCGTAAGGTTTTAATTTCGTACCACATCGATTCCTCTGTAGGcaatgtaatgatatatatatatattaatattgtaatttgtcagtaaaatgtaatGTACGTAAATGAATTTTAGTGATGTacaaataacaatttcaataaacaaaacatacaaagtAAGCTAATTATGTGAGATTTCTAACATAACCAGTTGGAAATATAATCACATACACAGGTTTGTAAcctattataatacatatcacataCACAGGTTTGTAAcctattataatacatatcacataCACAGGTTTGTAAcctattataatacatatcacataCACAGGTTTGTAAcctattataatacatatcacataCACAGGTTTGTAAcctattataatacatatcacataCACAGGTTTGTAAcctattataatacatatcacataCACAGGTTTGTAAcctattataatacatatcacataCACAGGTTTGTAAcctattataatacatatcacataCACAGGTTTGTAAcctattataatacatatcacataCACAGGTTTGTAAcctattataatacatatcacataCACAGGTTTGTAAcctattataatacatatcacataCACAGGTTTGTAAcctattataatacatatcacataCACAGGTTTGTAAcctattataatacatatcacataCACAGGTTTGTAAcctattataatacatatcacataCACAGGTTTGTAAcctattataatacatatcacataCACAGGTTTGTAAcctattataatacatatcacataTACAGCTTTGTAAcctattataatacatatcacataCACAGGTTTGTAAcctattataatacatatcacataCACAGGTTTGTAAcctattataatacatatcacataTACAGGTTTGTAAcctattataatacatatcacataTACAGGTTTGTAAcctattataatacatatcacatacacaggtttgttataacctattataatacatatcacataCACAGGTTTGTAAcctattataatacatatcacataCACAGGTTTGTAAcctattataatacatatcacataCACAGGTTTGTAAcctattataatacatatcacataTACAGGTTTGTAAcctattataatacatatcacataTACAGGTTTGTAAcctattataatacatatcacataCACAGGTTTGTAACCTATCATAATACATATCACTATGTAAACATTTATCATGTGTGAAAACGCGAACATTATAAATCAAACACTATTTCCATTTTATCGAAAGACTTTAATgacatttttcattatttcaaattcaatgaTGTATCATTTCCGGGATTTATATACCACTCAAGTGTTTAAATTAGCAATATAATTGCCAGTAGTGATCATTTAAAACCTTAGGAATGATAAATTACTTCGTAAATgtatcagaaaaaaaagtttaaagcGTCTTCCATGTTCGCCAAAAAGTCATTTCTCAACTCTACGCATATCAATGAGCCTCTCGTGCATACTATTGTTAGGTTTTATATTAGaagttaatgtaaatatattttagatttaAGACTCTGTTTAAAACAATGGATATTTTGTATGACTACATACAGCTTCTCACTAAGTAAACTTGAACATAAGCAAGTTGATAAAAAGTACGTAATGCATCAGGTCTATCATTGAGTATAACTGTTGACTTGAAGATTGGTgtgttttttgtaaattttggcaaaacgTGTAAAACATTGTACAGGTTAGTAAGTCCATGTGGTTAGGTACATTTTTCTGTCACCGAATAGCCATGCCATTATtttactagtgtttatagcatgtGGTGAGCACTGGTTACaccggattcgactttacaaagACATGCACATCGAGTCCTTTTTTTACCTTGTCAGGGCAATGGTGGATGTagatatatatgattcaaatgTAGCATGCAGGAAGTcagttatataaaataattctaatcaaaGTGGTGTAAAAGTCAATATCACGAATCCGCTGACGTGAgatcatattttgttttccatttttaGAGATTTcccacattataatgacaattaAAACCACCAGAGATATTAAAAAGTTAACTTTTTAGAACAACAATAACACCTCACTGT
It encodes:
- the LOC138307847 gene encoding phospholipase A2 Scol/Pla-like translates to MRASLEILLAFVLFGLVTAGKGIARHIRSRRAAHDLCRMAKLEIGDEFPCYRLLFYGNNCGPFRGNKPPVDPIDQCCDNHDRCWHYYKTMCNVPRLQLYFINYQWDVTPEDGRPYCHRGANMYDSMFCECDLDFVHCLGHLMRSM